A single window of Bordetella genomosp. 11 DNA harbors:
- a CDS encoding methyltransferase: MLSIFQGRKPQVPPLFALGTLKLSEKVHWLASKSLIDPLPYVQRHVRGDWGEVGEPERQANNTALEQGTAMTSRFPITARLYLLVVTSGDQRTTVVQLPEEGAVN; encoded by the coding sequence ATGCTGTCCATCTTCCAGGGGCGTAAGCCCCAGGTTCCACCACTGTTCGCACTGGGCACGCTCAAGCTGAGCGAGAAAGTGCATTGGCTGGCGAGCAAGAGCCTCATCGACCCCTTGCCCTATGTGCAGCGCCACGTGCGCGGCGACTGGGGTGAAGTCGGCGAGCCAGAGCGTCAGGCGAACAACACCGCGCTGGAGCAAGGCACGGCGATGACTTCGCGCTTTCCGATCACGGCGCGGCTGTACCTGCTGGTCGTCACCAGCGGCGACCAGCGCACCACGGTCGTGCAACTGCCAGAAGAAGGCGCAGTGAACTGA